CCTGAACGGTGCAGCCCGGCGTCATGGCTTTCGGGTAAAAGTATACCAGGACGCGCTGCCCCTGGAAGTCGGTTAGGTTTATCTGTTCACCATCCTGATCGGGCAGGCTAAATTTCGGTGCCATATCGCCGGCTTTCAGTGGATTCATTACTACTCTCCGTTAGTTATCGTCATAAATTAAGGGGACATTACACCCGTTTCGCACCTTAAACGCCGTGGTGGGAAACGGCTTTAATAGTGCCTTGAGCGTGTAACTCTGTACATAGCTGATGGAAGGCCGGTTCAATAAAAGAAGCATCCTGGCTGCCCGGGCTGTGCGCCGTTATTTGAACGTAGAGCAGCGGGGGCTTATTGTCTTGCGCTGGCTGCGTGCGTGAAACCAGCTCCGCAATATTCATCTGGTGCGTATCAAATAGATCGGTAAAGCGCTCAATGATATGTGGGGAATCTGCCACTTCTACCTGTACCCACACCGTGGCTGGCATCGATGGCCGCAGGCTGGCATTGGTGCGTTTCATCACGACCAACAGCTCCAGTTCGGCCCCTTTCAACGGAAGCGTGGACTCAATCAGCGTTATCG
This DNA window, taken from Erwinia tasmaniensis Et1/99, encodes the following:
- a CDS encoding glycine cleavage system transcriptional repressor, which gives rise to MPQPSQHHLVITALGVDRPGIVNTITRHVSSCECNIEDSRLAILGEEFSFIMLLSGSWHAITLIESTLPLKGAELELLVVMKRTNASLRPSMPATVWVQVEVADSPHIIERFTDLFDTHQMNIAELVSRTQPAQDNKPPLLYVQITAHSPGSQDASFIEPAFHQLCTELHAQGTIKAVSHHGV